The Vespa velutina chromosome 9, iVesVel2.1, whole genome shotgun sequence nucleotide sequence ACTGCGCCACGCCCCGCCCCGCCTCGCCTACTACTACTTTCGTCTTCCATCAACTGACAAGACGTGTCACGTTTTCTTGCGAGACTTCTTCTTACATCCATCGTTAACTCACCATATTCAGCGGAGTATGGCTAACTTCACGTATACGCATAATGTCGGTCAACGTAGTAGTACGATCATTGAAACGTACCACACCCCCTCCCTAACCTCCCCCTTTTATAATTACGTTCTTTCACCGATAAgaaatgtttttctctctttaccaaAACGAGTACAACAAACGAGTTCACTCGTCAGCGTATAATATGGcgtttatttcttcgattcgtatttatttttttttacgttcgaCTTATTGTTGCAATTGTAAACGTTCTTCAAGCGCTGTTAATCGCGGCGCTGTTCTTTTCAACCAACCGTGGACAAAACGAAAGACCAACCAACCGACCGAATGACAAGCAACTGACTGAGTTACTCCCGTTACATCAACGCAACAACACGCAAATCAAAATCGCgggaaattttaaatatgaataccttgattatttgattttctttataaataattttcaatcttttttattatagacgATAACTACGTCCAACGTGATGTCATCTGATTTACTAATAACTTTTACAAATctgacataattaaaaaaatttcgtaacaatgtttaaacataagatattattgttaattaaaaaaagtctTGGCATTGAttattcgatcgttttatatcaatatgttcttcgttatttcattGACATAATCCTAACCTATAATTCCATCACTAATCATGCGCTGTTTATATAATCTCATTTAGACGTAAaagatatctattttttatttttcttttttcttttttttcttgtttttggcaattatttttctttgatcctTCACAAACACTATAACTaactcatttttatttacactGTTGTCTTCACGAATTTGTTATACAATCGTTTAAAAACTGTTTGAAAAATCTAATATGGCAGCCATTTCGGATTTAATGCCATTACTTCCAGTTACTCTTGTTAATCCTCCACTGTTCTATTTTCGTTACCCTTATTTTcctgttgtttctttttcttttttatttaaatttttctttttttaattcaacaaATGTTCGTACTTCTATCACGTAGATAAGtcagaaaaaagattaaataacaatatcttTTGTCATAATTgaagtcaaaaaaaaagattaaataacaaaatcttTTGTCACTATTGTTAACGTGTAACaagtgtatttttattttataaaaaatatgagtaacatgaaaaattatcgtaaaaatgGTGGAGGGAAACGTCcacaaaagaaaacagaacCTAAGGAAAAACCACAATTATTAGTACAACCTAAACAATCTTATGCTGAGTATGACAATAACGCAAAAGCTGATGACAAAAGTAAAGATTTTGAAGCTTTTATAAACCAACCAATTTCGATGGATGgacaatttgtttttaaatgtGAAAAGAATTGGTCTGCAGATGTATTAGGATGTTTTGACTATTTTACTCTAGATTTAAACTTACTTTCTGCTGCTATGAGATGCATACCTTTTAATGAATGTGTTAAAATAAAGGATGAATATTTCACAGTAAGTATTTTCATATCGACGTTacacataatattattctttatcaaattatgttgctatataatttatatattttgtataaatgtatattataggCTGATCAATTAACGAGTTTCTACAATGCTgttgaagaaggaaaagaagcttataatgatattctatctaatttagaaatttctaGTTCATCTAatacaatgaattttaataaatcattagatagagaaagtaaagaaaaactaGAGATGAATTTAAATCTTGAAAAGTCTATGAcagataataaaacatttgaaCCTaagatacaaaataaaagtgaCGATAGTGATACAGAAGAAAGTTTAGATTTCTTATTGTCTCTTAAATCATCCACCTTACAAAGCAATAAGAAACAAATGGCCTCAACAGatgtattttctaaaaatggtaatttaattaatttatttttttaaatattttaataaaatatataaactctgtttttttgcatattttataaatctcttgtatcattgaattatttgatttatttttacttataatttatgaatttttatttgtagaacTCAAAACGCAGTCCGCTACCTTATCAACTAAACCAATTGATCTTGAAATCTGGctagataaaatattagatgACTAAAACttgaaatttgtatatttgtttataaacttaatcttaaaaattcaataataagaTTGCAtataaataggaaaaatattattacaaagtaattattaattttctgtaataaagtataatactATTAGATTAACTATTAgattgttattgtcgtaataaaaaatgcaaattttttattatactgtaaaagaatatgaattacttattaatatatttaatgttttagACTTATTGTGTACATTATGTAgcataaaaatcaatatgaaaatttattagtaAGATATTCATGCATATAATCATAAACTACAAGCATAATAGCTCCACCTGGGCCCAATCTCAATACTTTTGGCAATAAACCTTTGTATAAAGCTTTGaaactgaaataaaaaaaagaaaaaaaaaaaaaaaaatataagtaatgtttaattttatcaatttataagtAATATGAAACAATAGTTTTATACCCttcgtttttataaataatacatatagtaTTTAGTGTTCCCTTGTATTGTATATTTCCTTGTGGTCCTTGTATACGACTTTTAGCGACATCAAAAGGTATATTCAAACAAGAAGCTACTGTACCTGACACAAAACCTAGACCGAcctaaataatcaataatattttattaaaaatataataatataaaaaatgttcataaatattatattataattaccttAGTTACGAATTCAAGCAAAGGTTCTTTATTTACTGGTATGTAACTTTTTACAGAATGATAAAatccaaaataaaaagaattaaatacgGCATTTCTCATCATAGTGGCAGTTAATCCTTTATAAAGCCCATTTAATCCAAATCCATATTTTGATACGATTTCTCTTGTTACAATAGCAGTTGATGGTCTTCCTACACGATTTGATTGTTGCTTTATTTTGATAACTTCAAAAGGATTCACCAAAATTCCTTCCGTAATTCCAGCAAAGAAGCCAGCGCATGAGAATGTCTgcaataattacatttttaaaattctccttaaaaaaattatatatatatatatatatatatataattatatatatatatatatataataaattatatatatatatatatatatatatatatatatatatattaaataatatattaatagaaataataattcaatccATTATTGTTACCAAAGGAGTAGGCGACGCAGCaccaaataaaaagaattgtttgtATTGTTCGAATGtaaaaaactaaaagaaaagaaattataataataaatttaatataaattaaaaaaaaaaattttgattattaaaatgttcaaTGCATACTTTCACTGCTCTTTTAGGTGTTTCTACAATGATTGGTGGAAGCAATCCTTTCCACAATGCAGTAATACCTTCAGTTTTACACATCTTATGCATACAATCTATAATGCCTATATAGCAACAAACAacaaaattaatgttttattatagttttcatAATCGTATTATACCTGTGTAATAAGTGGCATCTGCTGCTTGCATTCTAACTTGAAGTTGAAATCGTGTTTTGATAAGATCCATTGGATGCATTACACAAACTTCAACAAAGCCTGCAGAACCACCAGCACCAATTTGTATGATGCCT carries:
- the LOC124951452 gene encoding mitochondrial 2-oxodicarboxylate carrier isoform X1; amino-acid sequence: MYQQKVHPTKRNLINEGIIQIGAGGSAGFVEVCVMHPMDLIKTRFQLQVRMQAADATYYTGIIDCMHKMCKTEGITALWKGLLPPIIVETPKRAVKFFTFEQYKQFFLFGAASPTPLTFSCAGFFAGITEGILVNPFEVIKIKQQSNRVGRPSTAIVTREIVSKYGFGLNGLYKGLTATMMRNAVFNSFYFGFYHSVKSYIPVNKEPLLEFVTKVGLGFVSGTVASCLNIPFDVAKSRIQGPQGNIQYKGTLNTICIIYKNEGFKALYKGLLPKVLRLGPGGAIMLVVYDYMHEYLTNKFSY
- the LOC124951453 gene encoding uncharacterized protein LOC124951453; the encoded protein is MSNMKNYRKNGGGKRPQKKTEPKEKPQLLVQPKQSYAEYDNNAKADDKSKDFEAFINQPISMDGQFVFKCEKNWSADVLGCFDYFTLDLNLLSAAMRCIPFNECVKIKDEYFTADQLTSFYNAVEEGKEAYNDILSNLEISSSSNTMNFNKSLDRESKEKLEMNLNLEKSMTDNKTFEPKIQNKSDDSDTEESLDFLLSLKSSTLQSNKKQMASTDVFSKNELKTQSATLSTKPIDLEIWLDKILDD
- the LOC124951452 gene encoding mitochondrial 2-oxodicarboxylate carrier isoform X2, translated to MYQQKVHPTKRNLINEGIIQIGAGGSAGFVEVCVMHPMDLIKTRFQLQVRMQAADATYYTGIIDCMHKMCKTEGITALWKGLLPPIIVETPKRAVKTFSCAGFFAGITEGILVNPFEVIKIKQQSNRVGRPSTAIVTREIVSKYGFGLNGLYKGLTATMMRNAVFNSFYFGFYHSVKSYIPVNKEPLLEFVTKVGLGFVSGTVASCLNIPFDVAKSRIQGPQGNIQYKGTLNTICIIYKNEGFKALYKGLLPKVLRLGPGGAIMLVVYDYMHEYLTNKFSY